The DNA sequence CTGTTCCGCTTTTTTCAAAAGATAATCCTCGGGCAGTTGAAACGTCTTAAAAAGCTCGACGATGAGGTGTTTTTGAGCCTGGCTCTGACGTTTGCGATTGGCACAAAAAGAAAGCGCTTCATCCAGCACTTCGCTCACGCTGCCTTCTCCCAGCCAGGGTTCCTGCATCACCATCACAATTTGGCTGCGCAGGATCTCAGGCGTGTATTCTGTGACGGGTTTTCCCAAAAAGAGGACTTCGCCCTCATAGCTCTGGTTCATCAAATTCAGGGTGTTGAGCAAGGAACTTTTGCCGCTGCCAGTGCTGCCGGTCAGCAAAATCTTTTCGCCCTGAGACACCTTTAAATCGATATTTGAGACAAGTTCCAAGTCTTCATAAAACAACTTTTTTATGCG is a window from the Candidatus Cloacimonadota bacterium genome containing:
- a CDS encoding ATP-binding cassette domain-containing protein, which encodes MKHTDENLPEPEQDLLHIRIKKLFYEDLELVSNIDLKVSQGEKILLTGSTGSGKSSLLNTLNLMNQSYEGEVLFLGKPVTEYTPEILRSQIVMVMQEPWLGEGSVSEVLDEALSFCANRKRQSQAQKHLIVELFKTFQLPEDYLLKKAEQLSGGEKQRVALIRAMMLQPQILLLDEVSSALDQTTSGIISDFIFGVCGSTVIAISHDPLWQSRWQRRWRIQDGRIHDNGGN